A single region of the Drosophila miranda strain MSH22 chromosome 2, D.miranda_PacBio2.1, whole genome shotgun sequence genome encodes:
- the LOC108157211 gene encoding esterase B1 isoform X1, producing the protein MPCRRHLACGAAVVGLVLATALIVFAICVQRPNESGNRIKTERKSPNPNEPAAAVWGVADSDSGSESGSVIGDLQDLPAKAFFLIATTSTTSTTTASTISTTTSSAPTAATDSSSGSLDMRGVRQMASSTTETMAWKTLTSHPNSLVQLLPSRAMRVVQEVVRSLRQKEREIVATTTLGKVRGRYQKYRSGERGGYYSFKGMRYGAAPIGVRRFRSAEPEKPWSGIRDASREGQSCPHKNMILDTFKGDEDCLFVNVFTTRMPKEDEESSEQNRRPVMVWLHGGGFSFGSGNAFLYGPDYLVAEDIVLVTLNYRLGPLGFLTAGPDAPGNQGLKDQVLALKWVRDNIAAFGGDPAQVTVFGESAGASSVQLLLLSPMAKGLFHRAISQSGSALNPWSMSANSSKRASRLAANLGYVGANRTEEILDFLRRVPAMKLVEAAPTTITAEDQRNNIGLPFVPNVEGYWNQDSEEEQFYEQPFITQHPSDMYHTQNFHSDVAYMTGYNTHEAMLFIRRLRKNPQLLGIIENDFGRLVPQDLNATHVHDRITREIRSFYLGNKHVGIESVDEMIALLTDLMFLQGIRRTARNHAKYGSAPVYMYRFSFDGALGLYKRMLGIPRPGVCHGDELGYLFKFGFFNLSLDPKSLEVQVKNRMVRMWTNFAKYGTPTPDAEDPYLTTKWAPIDPSNVMNSLNYLDISGTLAMKTNPEPERQRFWDEMYQHYNGAAM; encoded by the exons ATGCCCTGTCGCCGCCATTTGGCCTGTGGAGCTGCCGTCGTGGGCCTTGTGCTGGCCACTGCTCTAATTGTCTTTGCAATTTGTGTGCAGCGACCGAATGAATCCGGCAATCGAATAAAAACCGAGAGAAAGTCCCCCAATCCCAATGAgcctgctgccgctgtttgGGGCGTGgcggattcggattcgggGTCGGAGTCGGGGTCGGTTATCGGTGATTTGCAAGATTTGCCAGCAAAAGCATTTTTTTTAATCGCCACTACATCGACAACATCCACAACAACAGCCTCAACAATATCCACAACGACATCATCAGCGCCAACTGCCGCAACGGACAGCTCTTCCGGGTCACTGGACATGCGCGGAGTCCGCCAAATGGCCAGTTCTACCACG GAGACGATGGCATGGAAGACCCTGACCTCGCATCCGAACTCCCTCGTGCAGCTGCTGCCTTCGCGGGCGATGCGCGTGGTCCAGGAGGTGGTGCGATCTCTGCGG CAGAAGGAGCGCGAGATTGTGGCCACCACAACGCTGGGCAAGGTTCGGGGACGCTACCAGAAGTACCGCTCCGGAGAGCGAGGAGGCTACTACAGCTTCAAGGGAATGCGCTACGGAGCAGCACCGATCGGAGTCAGAAG ATTCCGCTCGGCAGAGCCAGAGAAGCCTTGGTCTGGCATCCGCGATGCCTCGAGGGAGGGCCAGAGCTGTCCGCACAAGAACATGATCCTGGACACATTCAAGGGAGACGAGGACTGTCTGTTCGTCAACGTATTCACCACCCGCATGCCCAAGGAGGATGAGGAGTCCAGCGAGCAGAATAGGCGGCCAGTGATGGTCTGGCTGCATGGTGGCGGCTTCTCCTTCGGCTCGGGCAATGCCTTCCTTTACGGACCCGACTATCTGGTGGCGGAGGACATAGTACTCGTCACGCTCAACTACAGACTGGGACCACTGGGCTTCCTCACCGCCGGACCCGATGCACCCGGCAATCAGGGACTGAAGGATCAGGTGCTGGCCCTTAAGTGGGTGCGCGACAACATAGCTGCCTTCGGTGGTGACCCCGCCCAGGTAACAGTCTTCGGGGAGTCTGCTGGGGCTTCCTCGGtgcagctgctcctgctgtcGCCCATGGCCAAGGGACTCTTCCACCGCGCCATCTCGCAGAGTGGCTCAGCCCTGAATCCCTGGTCCATGTCCGCCAATTCCAGCAAGAGAGCCTCCCGCCTGGCAGCCAATCTAGGCTATGTGGGTGCCAACAGAACAGAGGAGATCCTGGACTTCTTGCGGCGCGTGCCCGCGATGAAGCTGGTGGAGGCAGCGCCGACCACCATCACGGCAGAGGATCAGCGCAACAATATCGGACTGCCTTTCGTTCCAAATGTCGAGGGCTATTGGAACCAGGACTCCGAAGAGGAGCAGTTCTACGAGCAGCCCTTCATCACCCAGCATCCAAGTGACATGTACCACACGCAGAATTTCCACAGCGATGTGGCCTACATGACAGGCTATAACACCCATGAAGCAATGCTCTTTATAAGAA GACTTCGAAAGAATCCTCAGTTGCTGGGCATAATTGAGAACGACTTTGGACGCCTGGTGCCACAGGACTTGAATGCCACCCATGTCCATGACAGGATCACCCGCGAGATACGCTCCTTCTACCTGGGGAACAAGCATGTGGGCATTGAATCCGTCGATGAGATGATAGCG CTCCTCACTGATCTCATGTTCCTGCAAGGCATTCGGCGCACTGCCCGTAATCATGCCAAGTATGGAAGCGCTCCTGTCTACATGTACCGCTTCTCCTTCGATGGTGCCCTGGGGCTGTACAAGCGGATGCTGGGCATTCCCCGACCGGGGGTCTGTCACGGCGATGAGCTGGGATATCTCTTCAAATTTGGCTTCTTCAACCTGAGCCTGGACCCCAAGTCGCTGGAGGTGCAGGTTAAGAATCGCATGGTGCGCATGTGGACGAATTTCGCCAAATACGG CACACCCACGCCCGATGCTGAGGATCCGTATTTGACCACAAAGTGGGCGCCCATCGATCCATCGAATGTGATGAATAGCCTCAACTACCTGGACATCTCGGGAACTCTTGCCATGAAGACGAATCCAGAGCCGGAACGACAGAGGTTCTGGGACGAGATGTATCAGCATTACAATGGTGCTGCCATGTAA
- the LOC108157211 gene encoding esterase B1 isoform X2, translated as MPCRRHLACGAAVVGLVLATALIVFAICVQRPNESGNRIKTERKSPNPNEPAAAVWGVADSDSGSESGSVIGDLQDLPAKAFFLIATTSTTSTTTASTISTTTSSAPTAATDSSSGSLDMRGVRQMASSTTETMAWKTLTSHPNSLVQLLPSRAMRVVQEVVRSLRKEREIVATTTLGKVRGRYQKYRSGERGGYYSFKGMRYGAAPIGVRRFRSAEPEKPWSGIRDASREGQSCPHKNMILDTFKGDEDCLFVNVFTTRMPKEDEESSEQNRRPVMVWLHGGGFSFGSGNAFLYGPDYLVAEDIVLVTLNYRLGPLGFLTAGPDAPGNQGLKDQVLALKWVRDNIAAFGGDPAQVTVFGESAGASSVQLLLLSPMAKGLFHRAISQSGSALNPWSMSANSSKRASRLAANLGYVGANRTEEILDFLRRVPAMKLVEAAPTTITAEDQRNNIGLPFVPNVEGYWNQDSEEEQFYEQPFITQHPSDMYHTQNFHSDVAYMTGYNTHEAMLFIRRLRKNPQLLGIIENDFGRLVPQDLNATHVHDRITREIRSFYLGNKHVGIESVDEMIALLTDLMFLQGIRRTARNHAKYGSAPVYMYRFSFDGALGLYKRMLGIPRPGVCHGDELGYLFKFGFFNLSLDPKSLEVQVKNRMVRMWTNFAKYGTPTPDAEDPYLTTKWAPIDPSNVMNSLNYLDISGTLAMKTNPEPERQRFWDEMYQHYNGAAM; from the exons ATGCCCTGTCGCCGCCATTTGGCCTGTGGAGCTGCCGTCGTGGGCCTTGTGCTGGCCACTGCTCTAATTGTCTTTGCAATTTGTGTGCAGCGACCGAATGAATCCGGCAATCGAATAAAAACCGAGAGAAAGTCCCCCAATCCCAATGAgcctgctgccgctgtttgGGGCGTGgcggattcggattcgggGTCGGAGTCGGGGTCGGTTATCGGTGATTTGCAAGATTTGCCAGCAAAAGCATTTTTTTTAATCGCCACTACATCGACAACATCCACAACAACAGCCTCAACAATATCCACAACGACATCATCAGCGCCAACTGCCGCAACGGACAGCTCTTCCGGGTCACTGGACATGCGCGGAGTCCGCCAAATGGCCAGTTCTACCACG GAGACGATGGCATGGAAGACCCTGACCTCGCATCCGAACTCCCTCGTGCAGCTGCTGCCTTCGCGGGCGATGCGCGTGGTCCAGGAGGTGGTGCGATCTCTGCGG AAGGAGCGCGAGATTGTGGCCACCACAACGCTGGGCAAGGTTCGGGGACGCTACCAGAAGTACCGCTCCGGAGAGCGAGGAGGCTACTACAGCTTCAAGGGAATGCGCTACGGAGCAGCACCGATCGGAGTCAGAAG ATTCCGCTCGGCAGAGCCAGAGAAGCCTTGGTCTGGCATCCGCGATGCCTCGAGGGAGGGCCAGAGCTGTCCGCACAAGAACATGATCCTGGACACATTCAAGGGAGACGAGGACTGTCTGTTCGTCAACGTATTCACCACCCGCATGCCCAAGGAGGATGAGGAGTCCAGCGAGCAGAATAGGCGGCCAGTGATGGTCTGGCTGCATGGTGGCGGCTTCTCCTTCGGCTCGGGCAATGCCTTCCTTTACGGACCCGACTATCTGGTGGCGGAGGACATAGTACTCGTCACGCTCAACTACAGACTGGGACCACTGGGCTTCCTCACCGCCGGACCCGATGCACCCGGCAATCAGGGACTGAAGGATCAGGTGCTGGCCCTTAAGTGGGTGCGCGACAACATAGCTGCCTTCGGTGGTGACCCCGCCCAGGTAACAGTCTTCGGGGAGTCTGCTGGGGCTTCCTCGGtgcagctgctcctgctgtcGCCCATGGCCAAGGGACTCTTCCACCGCGCCATCTCGCAGAGTGGCTCAGCCCTGAATCCCTGGTCCATGTCCGCCAATTCCAGCAAGAGAGCCTCCCGCCTGGCAGCCAATCTAGGCTATGTGGGTGCCAACAGAACAGAGGAGATCCTGGACTTCTTGCGGCGCGTGCCCGCGATGAAGCTGGTGGAGGCAGCGCCGACCACCATCACGGCAGAGGATCAGCGCAACAATATCGGACTGCCTTTCGTTCCAAATGTCGAGGGCTATTGGAACCAGGACTCCGAAGAGGAGCAGTTCTACGAGCAGCCCTTCATCACCCAGCATCCAAGTGACATGTACCACACGCAGAATTTCCACAGCGATGTGGCCTACATGACAGGCTATAACACCCATGAAGCAATGCTCTTTATAAGAA GACTTCGAAAGAATCCTCAGTTGCTGGGCATAATTGAGAACGACTTTGGACGCCTGGTGCCACAGGACTTGAATGCCACCCATGTCCATGACAGGATCACCCGCGAGATACGCTCCTTCTACCTGGGGAACAAGCATGTGGGCATTGAATCCGTCGATGAGATGATAGCG CTCCTCACTGATCTCATGTTCCTGCAAGGCATTCGGCGCACTGCCCGTAATCATGCCAAGTATGGAAGCGCTCCTGTCTACATGTACCGCTTCTCCTTCGATGGTGCCCTGGGGCTGTACAAGCGGATGCTGGGCATTCCCCGACCGGGGGTCTGTCACGGCGATGAGCTGGGATATCTCTTCAAATTTGGCTTCTTCAACCTGAGCCTGGACCCCAAGTCGCTGGAGGTGCAGGTTAAGAATCGCATGGTGCGCATGTGGACGAATTTCGCCAAATACGG CACACCCACGCCCGATGCTGAGGATCCGTATTTGACCACAAAGTGGGCGCCCATCGATCCATCGAATGTGATGAATAGCCTCAACTACCTGGACATCTCGGGAACTCTTGCCATGAAGACGAATCCAGAGCCGGAACGACAGAGGTTCTGGGACGAGATGTATCAGCATTACAATGGTGCTGCCATGTAA
- the LOC108157211 gene encoding esterase B1 isoform X4 — translation MISARRSAGPRPPPSMLCLLLLSLVTLLLWEEGSSIAIAPSTFGTAIARAGKISNQLKETMAWKTLTSHPNSLVQLLPSRAMRVVQEVVRSLRQKEREIVATTTLGKVRGRYQKYRSGERGGYYSFKGMRYGAAPIGVRRFRSAEPEKPWSGIRDASREGQSCPHKNMILDTFKGDEDCLFVNVFTTRMPKEDEESSEQNRRPVMVWLHGGGFSFGSGNAFLYGPDYLVAEDIVLVTLNYRLGPLGFLTAGPDAPGNQGLKDQVLALKWVRDNIAAFGGDPAQVTVFGESAGASSVQLLLLSPMAKGLFHRAISQSGSALNPWSMSANSSKRASRLAANLGYVGANRTEEILDFLRRVPAMKLVEAAPTTITAEDQRNNIGLPFVPNVEGYWNQDSEEEQFYEQPFITQHPSDMYHTQNFHSDVAYMTGYNTHEAMLFIRRLRKNPQLLGIIENDFGRLVPQDLNATHVHDRITREIRSFYLGNKHVGIESVDEMIALLTDLMFLQGIRRTARNHAKYGSAPVYMYRFSFDGALGLYKRMLGIPRPGVCHGDELGYLFKFGFFNLSLDPKSLEVQVKNRMVRMWTNFAKYGTPTPDAEDPYLTTKWAPIDPSNVMNSLNYLDISGTLAMKTNPEPERQRFWDEMYQHYNGAAM, via the exons ATGATATCCGCCAGACGGTCAGCGGGTCCGCGACCCCCGCCTTCGAtgctctgcctgctgctgctgtccctGGTGACACTTCTTCTGTGGGAGGAGGGCTcctccattgccattgccccGTCCACATTCGGCACGGCCATAGCACGTGCCGGGAAGATCTCCAACCAACTTAAG GAGACGATGGCATGGAAGACCCTGACCTCGCATCCGAACTCCCTCGTGCAGCTGCTGCCTTCGCGGGCGATGCGCGTGGTCCAGGAGGTGGTGCGATCTCTGCGG CAGAAGGAGCGCGAGATTGTGGCCACCACAACGCTGGGCAAGGTTCGGGGACGCTACCAGAAGTACCGCTCCGGAGAGCGAGGAGGCTACTACAGCTTCAAGGGAATGCGCTACGGAGCAGCACCGATCGGAGTCAGAAG ATTCCGCTCGGCAGAGCCAGAGAAGCCTTGGTCTGGCATCCGCGATGCCTCGAGGGAGGGCCAGAGCTGTCCGCACAAGAACATGATCCTGGACACATTCAAGGGAGACGAGGACTGTCTGTTCGTCAACGTATTCACCACCCGCATGCCCAAGGAGGATGAGGAGTCCAGCGAGCAGAATAGGCGGCCAGTGATGGTCTGGCTGCATGGTGGCGGCTTCTCCTTCGGCTCGGGCAATGCCTTCCTTTACGGACCCGACTATCTGGTGGCGGAGGACATAGTACTCGTCACGCTCAACTACAGACTGGGACCACTGGGCTTCCTCACCGCCGGACCCGATGCACCCGGCAATCAGGGACTGAAGGATCAGGTGCTGGCCCTTAAGTGGGTGCGCGACAACATAGCTGCCTTCGGTGGTGACCCCGCCCAGGTAACAGTCTTCGGGGAGTCTGCTGGGGCTTCCTCGGtgcagctgctcctgctgtcGCCCATGGCCAAGGGACTCTTCCACCGCGCCATCTCGCAGAGTGGCTCAGCCCTGAATCCCTGGTCCATGTCCGCCAATTCCAGCAAGAGAGCCTCCCGCCTGGCAGCCAATCTAGGCTATGTGGGTGCCAACAGAACAGAGGAGATCCTGGACTTCTTGCGGCGCGTGCCCGCGATGAAGCTGGTGGAGGCAGCGCCGACCACCATCACGGCAGAGGATCAGCGCAACAATATCGGACTGCCTTTCGTTCCAAATGTCGAGGGCTATTGGAACCAGGACTCCGAAGAGGAGCAGTTCTACGAGCAGCCCTTCATCACCCAGCATCCAAGTGACATGTACCACACGCAGAATTTCCACAGCGATGTGGCCTACATGACAGGCTATAACACCCATGAAGCAATGCTCTTTATAAGAA GACTTCGAAAGAATCCTCAGTTGCTGGGCATAATTGAGAACGACTTTGGACGCCTGGTGCCACAGGACTTGAATGCCACCCATGTCCATGACAGGATCACCCGCGAGATACGCTCCTTCTACCTGGGGAACAAGCATGTGGGCATTGAATCCGTCGATGAGATGATAGCG CTCCTCACTGATCTCATGTTCCTGCAAGGCATTCGGCGCACTGCCCGTAATCATGCCAAGTATGGAAGCGCTCCTGTCTACATGTACCGCTTCTCCTTCGATGGTGCCCTGGGGCTGTACAAGCGGATGCTGGGCATTCCCCGACCGGGGGTCTGTCACGGCGATGAGCTGGGATATCTCTTCAAATTTGGCTTCTTCAACCTGAGCCTGGACCCCAAGTCGCTGGAGGTGCAGGTTAAGAATCGCATGGTGCGCATGTGGACGAATTTCGCCAAATACGG CACACCCACGCCCGATGCTGAGGATCCGTATTTGACCACAAAGTGGGCGCCCATCGATCCATCGAATGTGATGAATAGCCTCAACTACCTGGACATCTCGGGAACTCTTGCCATGAAGACGAATCCAGAGCCGGAACGACAGAGGTTCTGGGACGAGATGTATCAGCATTACAATGGTGCTGCCATGTAA
- the LOC108157211 gene encoding esterase B1 isoform X3 — MHYSNLFTQQRSKRTMISARRSAGPRPPPSMLCLLLLSLVTLLLWEEGSSIAIAPSTFGTAIARAGKISNQLKETMAWKTLTSHPNSLVQLLPSRAMRVVQEVVRSLRKEREIVATTTLGKVRGRYQKYRSGERGGYYSFKGMRYGAAPIGVRRFRSAEPEKPWSGIRDASREGQSCPHKNMILDTFKGDEDCLFVNVFTTRMPKEDEESSEQNRRPVMVWLHGGGFSFGSGNAFLYGPDYLVAEDIVLVTLNYRLGPLGFLTAGPDAPGNQGLKDQVLALKWVRDNIAAFGGDPAQVTVFGESAGASSVQLLLLSPMAKGLFHRAISQSGSALNPWSMSANSSKRASRLAANLGYVGANRTEEILDFLRRVPAMKLVEAAPTTITAEDQRNNIGLPFVPNVEGYWNQDSEEEQFYEQPFITQHPSDMYHTQNFHSDVAYMTGYNTHEAMLFIRRLRKNPQLLGIIENDFGRLVPQDLNATHVHDRITREIRSFYLGNKHVGIESVDEMIALLTDLMFLQGIRRTARNHAKYGSAPVYMYRFSFDGALGLYKRMLGIPRPGVCHGDELGYLFKFGFFNLSLDPKSLEVQVKNRMVRMWTNFAKYGTPTPDAEDPYLTTKWAPIDPSNVMNSLNYLDISGTLAMKTNPEPERQRFWDEMYQHYNGAAM, encoded by the exons ATGCATTATTCGAATCTGTTTACCCAGCAACGATCCAAGCGCACCATGATATCCGCCAGACGGTCAGCGGGTCCGCGACCCCCGCCTTCGAtgctctgcctgctgctgctgtccctGGTGACACTTCTTCTGTGGGAGGAGGGCTcctccattgccattgccccGTCCACATTCGGCACGGCCATAGCACGTGCCGGGAAGATCTCCAACCAACTTAAG GAGACGATGGCATGGAAGACCCTGACCTCGCATCCGAACTCCCTCGTGCAGCTGCTGCCTTCGCGGGCGATGCGCGTGGTCCAGGAGGTGGTGCGATCTCTGCGG AAGGAGCGCGAGATTGTGGCCACCACAACGCTGGGCAAGGTTCGGGGACGCTACCAGAAGTACCGCTCCGGAGAGCGAGGAGGCTACTACAGCTTCAAGGGAATGCGCTACGGAGCAGCACCGATCGGAGTCAGAAG ATTCCGCTCGGCAGAGCCAGAGAAGCCTTGGTCTGGCATCCGCGATGCCTCGAGGGAGGGCCAGAGCTGTCCGCACAAGAACATGATCCTGGACACATTCAAGGGAGACGAGGACTGTCTGTTCGTCAACGTATTCACCACCCGCATGCCCAAGGAGGATGAGGAGTCCAGCGAGCAGAATAGGCGGCCAGTGATGGTCTGGCTGCATGGTGGCGGCTTCTCCTTCGGCTCGGGCAATGCCTTCCTTTACGGACCCGACTATCTGGTGGCGGAGGACATAGTACTCGTCACGCTCAACTACAGACTGGGACCACTGGGCTTCCTCACCGCCGGACCCGATGCACCCGGCAATCAGGGACTGAAGGATCAGGTGCTGGCCCTTAAGTGGGTGCGCGACAACATAGCTGCCTTCGGTGGTGACCCCGCCCAGGTAACAGTCTTCGGGGAGTCTGCTGGGGCTTCCTCGGtgcagctgctcctgctgtcGCCCATGGCCAAGGGACTCTTCCACCGCGCCATCTCGCAGAGTGGCTCAGCCCTGAATCCCTGGTCCATGTCCGCCAATTCCAGCAAGAGAGCCTCCCGCCTGGCAGCCAATCTAGGCTATGTGGGTGCCAACAGAACAGAGGAGATCCTGGACTTCTTGCGGCGCGTGCCCGCGATGAAGCTGGTGGAGGCAGCGCCGACCACCATCACGGCAGAGGATCAGCGCAACAATATCGGACTGCCTTTCGTTCCAAATGTCGAGGGCTATTGGAACCAGGACTCCGAAGAGGAGCAGTTCTACGAGCAGCCCTTCATCACCCAGCATCCAAGTGACATGTACCACACGCAGAATTTCCACAGCGATGTGGCCTACATGACAGGCTATAACACCCATGAAGCAATGCTCTTTATAAGAA GACTTCGAAAGAATCCTCAGTTGCTGGGCATAATTGAGAACGACTTTGGACGCCTGGTGCCACAGGACTTGAATGCCACCCATGTCCATGACAGGATCACCCGCGAGATACGCTCCTTCTACCTGGGGAACAAGCATGTGGGCATTGAATCCGTCGATGAGATGATAGCG CTCCTCACTGATCTCATGTTCCTGCAAGGCATTCGGCGCACTGCCCGTAATCATGCCAAGTATGGAAGCGCTCCTGTCTACATGTACCGCTTCTCCTTCGATGGTGCCCTGGGGCTGTACAAGCGGATGCTGGGCATTCCCCGACCGGGGGTCTGTCACGGCGATGAGCTGGGATATCTCTTCAAATTTGGCTTCTTCAACCTGAGCCTGGACCCCAAGTCGCTGGAGGTGCAGGTTAAGAATCGCATGGTGCGCATGTGGACGAATTTCGCCAAATACGG CACACCCACGCCCGATGCTGAGGATCCGTATTTGACCACAAAGTGGGCGCCCATCGATCCATCGAATGTGATGAATAGCCTCAACTACCTGGACATCTCGGGAACTCTTGCCATGAAGACGAATCCAGAGCCGGAACGACAGAGGTTCTGGGACGAGATGTATCAGCATTACAATGGTGCTGCCATGTAA
- the LOC108157835 gene encoding 2-hydroxyacylsphingosine 1-beta-galactosyltransferase-like produces the protein MRIGCAWLVLSILLFLELALAANILAIFPYRFPSPFQLINPLMRALSQRGHKVTMVTPVNFPPDIEGVRHIRVPLLDIQTTEVIESDQLKEYFSSKWSESFLTSRALYNISYAILSDNGVQQLLRNRSEQFDIITLETVHMDALFGLAGFYNAPIMGMSTLSINWAVDYMAGNPSPSVYEPISPAGYSWDRSPLSRWYNWFYITEEQLIEQLIYRPGQLQLLKQFFGYPPEKLNELRARFSVILMNNHFSMGRVRANVPNIIEVAGLHLSEPPEPCDEQLQRFLDEAEHGVIYFSMGNEIMVRFLPETMQHTLLQTFSQLKQRIVWKREVEASDNRSDNIYIIHQSPQRQVLSHPNVKLFITNGGLLSTIEAVNSGVPMLGLPVFFDQFGNMKRMQYVGVAETLDINTLTVETLSTTIRALLEEPRYVRKAKELSQCFKDRPMNPLETAVWWTEYALRHKDVSHMRMNIEEVPFMRYYSLDNLLMLSLRFGLIAVFVIFLGIRLVKIYQARQRLVHL, from the exons ATGCGCATCGGCTGTGCTTGGCTAGTGCTTTCCATACTGCTCTTCCTGGAGCTGGCACTGGCGGCCAATATATTGGCAATTTTTCCTTACCGGTTTCCCTCGCCTTTCCAGCTTATCAATCCCTTGATGCGGGCCCTTAGCCAGCGGGGCCACAAGGTGACGATGGTGACGCCAGTGAATTTCCCGCCCGACATCGAGGGAGTCCGTCACATTCGCGTGCCGTTGCTGGATATACAAACGACTG AAGTGATCGAGTCAGATCAGCTGAAGGAATATTTTTCAAGCAAATGGTCAGAGAGCTTTCTGACTTCTAGGGCTCTGTACAACATCTCTTATGCGATTTTGAGTGACAACGGAGTCCAACAGTTGCTGCGGAACAGAAGCGAACAGTTCGACATAATCACCTTGGAAACGGTGCACATGGATGCCCTCTTCGGCCTGGCTGGATTTTACAATGCACCCATAATGGGCATGTCGACCCTAAGCATCAATTGGGCAGTGGACTACATGGCGGGCAATCCCTCACCCAGTGTCTATGAGCCCATCTCACCTGCAGGTTATTCTTGGGACCGCTCCCCTCTGAGCAGGTGGTACAATTGGTTCTATATAACCGAGGAACAGCTCATAGAGCAGCTTATCTACCGGCCGGGTCAGCTGCAGCTATTGAAGCAGTTCTTTGGCTATCCACCCGAAAAGCTCAACGAACTGCGGGCCCGGTTCTCAGTGATCCTGATGAACAATCACTTCAGCATGGGCCGAGTTAGAGCCAATGTACCCAACATCATCGAGGTGGCCGGACTTCATCTCAGCGAGCCCCCGGAGCCTTGCGATGAGCAGCTGCAACGCTTCCTCGACGAGGCCGAGCACGGCGTCATCTACTTCTCGATGGGCAATGAGATCATGGTGAGGTTCCTGCCCGAGACCATGCAGCACACGCTGCTGCAGACTTTCTCCCAGCTCAAGCAGCGCATTGTCTGGAAGCGAGAGGTGGAGGCGTCGGACAATAGGTCGGATAACATCTACATTATTCATCAGTCGCCACAGCGTCAGGTGCTGTCCCATCCAAATGTCAAGCTCTTCATCACCAACGGTGGACTCCTCAGCACCATAGAAGCGGTTAACAGCGGAGTTCCCATGCTGGGACTGCCCGTCTTCTTCGACCAGTTCGGCAACATGAAGCGCATGCAGTATGTCGGCGTGGCCGAGACCCTCGATATTAACACTCTAACAGTGGAGACATTGTCTACCACCATCCGCGCCCTGCTCGAGGAACCACGATATGTCCGCAAGGCTAAGGAGCTATCGCAGTGTTTTAAGGATCGGCCCATGAATCCCCTGGAGACTGCCGTCTGGTGGACGGAGTATGCCCTACGGCACAAGGATGTCTCACACATGCGCATGAACATTGAGGAGGTTCCTTTCATGCGGTACTACAGCCTTGACAACCTGTTAATGTTGAGCCTCCGCTTTGGCCTCATAGCTGTCTTTGTGATCTTCTTAGGTATTAGGCTGGTCAAGATATATCAAGCCAGGCAGCGACTTGTACATTTGTGA